Proteins from one Bacteroides mediterraneensis genomic window:
- a CDS encoding aldo/keto reductase, with translation MQYHEIGKTGMKVSALSFGASSLGGVFHDIKEKEALEAVFTAIDLGMNFIDVSPYYGHYKAETVLGKALKEIPRDKYYLSTKVGRYGKDGVNTWDYSGKRATESVYESMERLHIDYIDLINVHDIEFADLNQVVNETLPALVELREKGVVGHVGITDLQLENLKWVIDHAPDGTVESVLNFCHHCLCDDKLLDFLDYFESKGIGVINASPLSMGLLTERGVPAWHPAPQPLVEACRKAMEHCKAKHYPIEKLAMQYAVSNPRIATTLFSTANPQNVKKNIAYIEEPMDEELVREVREIIGDQFRVSWANS, from the coding sequence ATGCAATACCATGAAATAGGAAAAACGGGGATGAAAGTTTCTGCCCTGAGTTTTGGAGCTTCTTCGTTGGGAGGAGTGTTCCATGACATTAAAGAAAAAGAAGCCTTGGAGGCGGTGTTTACAGCCATCGATTTGGGGATGAATTTTATTGACGTGTCTCCTTATTACGGACATTACAAGGCGGAGACCGTGTTGGGAAAGGCGTTGAAGGAGATTCCACGCGACAAGTATTACCTTTCCACGAAGGTGGGACGTTACGGAAAAGATGGAGTGAACACGTGGGATTATTCCGGTAAGCGGGCCACGGAAAGTGTGTACGAAAGCATGGAACGCCTGCACATTGATTATATTGATTTGATTAACGTGCATGATATCGAGTTCGCCGACTTGAACCAGGTGGTGAATGAGACTCTGCCAGCCTTGGTGGAACTGAGGGAGAAAGGGGTGGTAGGTCATGTGGGCATTACCGACCTTCAGCTGGAGAACCTGAAATGGGTGATTGACCATGCGCCGGACGGTACGGTGGAATCGGTGCTGAACTTCTGCCATCACTGCCTGTGCGACGACAAGCTGTTGGATTTCCTGGATTATTTTGAGTCGAAAGGTATCGGCGTCATCAATGCCTCTCCGTTGTCTATGGGACTGCTGACAGAGAGAGGTGTTCCGGCTTGGCATCCGGCACCCCAGCCGTTGGTGGAGGCTTGCCGGAAAGCGATGGAGCATTGCAAGGCCAAGCATTATCCCATTGAGAAGCTGGCCATGCAGTATGCGGTCAGCAATCCGCGAATTGCCACAACATTGTTCAGTACGGCCAATCCGCAGAATGTGAAGAAGAATATAGCGTATATCGAGGAGCCGATGGATGAGGAACTGGTACGTGAAGTGCGGGAAATCATCGGCGACCAGTTCCGCGTGAGCTGGGCTAATTCATAA
- the fucP gene encoding L-fucose:H+ symporter permease: MKNKGYTLPLALVFSLFFLWAISSNLLPTMIRQLMKTCELNTFEASFTETAYWLAYFIFPIPIAMFMKRYSYKAGIVFGLFLAAVGGLLFFPAAILKEYWAYLCIFFIIATGMCFLETAANPYVTALGEAATAPRRLNLAQSFNGLGAFISAMFLSKLVLSGTHYTRETLPADYPGGWDAYIQLETDAMKSPYLVLAVLLLLIAVVFLFAKLPKIGDEGHREATKEKLIDFGVWKRSHLRWGVIAQFFYNGGQTAINSLFLVYCCTYAGISETVATTYFGLYMLAFLLGRWIGTGLMIRFRPQDMLLVYALVNVVLCLVVSVCGGRTGLYAMLGISFFMSIMYPTQFSLALKGLGDQTKSGAAFLVMAIVGNACLPQFTAYLMHVNAQMYHVAYLVPMVCFLFCAYYGWKGYKVLD; this comes from the coding sequence ATGAAAAACAAGGGTTATACACTTCCGCTGGCACTGGTGTTCAGCCTGTTCTTTTTGTGGGCCATCAGCAGCAACCTGTTGCCTACCATGATCCGGCAGCTGATGAAGACCTGTGAACTGAATACCTTTGAAGCCTCTTTTACGGAAACGGCTTATTGGCTGGCTTATTTTATTTTCCCGATTCCGATTGCCATGTTCATGAAGCGTTACAGCTACAAGGCCGGTATTGTGTTCGGGTTGTTTCTGGCGGCGGTGGGAGGACTGTTGTTCTTTCCGGCAGCCATCTTGAAAGAATATTGGGCGTATCTGTGCATCTTCTTCATTATTGCCACCGGAATGTGTTTCCTGGAGACGGCGGCCAATCCGTATGTTACGGCTTTGGGTGAGGCGGCCACTGCTCCCCGGCGCTTGAACCTGGCGCAGTCGTTCAACGGGCTGGGTGCCTTCATCTCGGCCATGTTCTTGAGCAAACTGGTGTTGAGCGGTACTCATTATACGCGCGAAACGTTGCCTGCGGATTATCCGGGCGGATGGGATGCCTATATCCAGTTGGAAACGGATGCCATGAAGTCTCCTTATCTGGTACTGGCCGTATTGTTGCTGCTCATTGCCGTGGTCTTCCTTTTTGCCAAACTGCCGAAGATTGGTGATGAAGGACACCGGGAGGCTACCAAGGAGAAACTGATTGACTTCGGGGTATGGAAGCGGTCGCATCTGCGCTGGGGAGTAATTGCCCAATTCTTCTATAACGGCGGGCAGACAGCCATCAACAGCCTGTTTCTGGTGTACTGCTGTACGTATGCAGGCATTTCGGAAACCGTGGCTACCACGTATTTTGGATTGTATATGCTGGCCTTCCTGCTCGGACGATGGATTGGTACCGGACTGATGATTCGTTTCCGTCCGCAGGACATGTTGCTGGTGTATGCACTGGTGAACGTTGTGCTGTGTCTGGTAGTGTCCGTGTGTGGCGGGCGGACCGGGCTGTATGCCATGCTGGGCATCTCCTTCTTTATGTCCATCATGTATCCCACTCAGTTTTCGCTGGCATTGAAAGGGTTGGGCGACCAAACCAAGAGCGGGGCCGCTTTCCTGGTGATGGCCATTGTGGGAAATGCCTGTCTGCCTCAGTTCACGGCCTATCTGATGCATGTCAATGCGCAGATGTATCATGTGGCTTATCTTGTTCCGATGGTTTGTTTCCTGTTCTGTGCCTATTATGGCTGGAAGGGATACAAGGTGTTGGATTAA
- a CDS encoding zinc-binding alcohol dehydrogenase family protein: MKAVQIAAPQQMAVVEIEKPELHEGEILVKIEYVGFCGSDLNTYLGRNPMVKMPVIPGHEVGAVIEAVGAGVPDSFKKGMSVTLNPYTNCGKCASCRNGRVNACEHNETLGVQRKGVMCEYAVLPWNKVIPAEGISARDCALIEPMSVGFHAVSRGQVVDNELVMVIGCGMVGMGAIVRAALRGATVIAVDLDDEKLALARRMGATYVINSQTENVHERVQEYSGGMGADVVIEAVGSPATYVMAVDEVGFTGRVVCIGYAKSGVEFQTKYFVQKELDIRGSRNALPADFRAVIHYMKAGHCPTEELISRIVAPEGAAEAMAEWAAHPGKVFRILVKF, translated from the coding sequence ATGAAAGCTGTTCAAATTGCAGCTCCCCAGCAAATGGCGGTTGTGGAGATTGAAAAACCCGAACTGCACGAAGGGGAGATATTGGTAAAGATTGAGTATGTAGGTTTTTGTGGCTCTGATTTGAATACGTATCTCGGACGGAACCCGATGGTGAAGATGCCGGTCATTCCGGGACATGAAGTCGGTGCCGTGATAGAAGCTGTAGGGGCGGGAGTACCCGACAGTTTCAAGAAGGGCATGAGTGTGACGCTGAATCCTTATACGAATTGCGGCAAGTGTGCTTCGTGCCGGAACGGACGGGTGAATGCTTGCGAGCACAACGAGACTCTCGGCGTGCAGCGCAAGGGGGTGATGTGCGAATATGCTGTACTGCCCTGGAACAAGGTGATTCCGGCAGAGGGTATTTCTGCCCGCGACTGTGCCCTGATTGAGCCGATGAGCGTGGGCTTCCACGCCGTGTCACGCGGACAGGTGGTCGACAATGAACTGGTAATGGTCATCGGTTGCGGAATGGTCGGTATGGGAGCCATCGTACGTGCGGCCTTGCGTGGCGCCACGGTGATTGCTGTCGATTTGGACGACGAGAAATTGGCTTTGGCCCGCAGAATGGGCGCTACGTATGTCATCAACTCACAGACAGAGAATGTGCACGAACGGGTGCAGGAGTATTCCGGCGGCATGGGTGCCGATGTGGTGATAGAAGCTGTGGGCAGTCCGGCCACTTATGTGATGGCTGTCGATGAAGTGGGCTTTACCGGCCGTGTGGTATGCATTGGTTATGCCAAGAGCGGGGTAGAGTTCCAGACAAAATATTTCGTACAGAAAGAGCTGGACATCCGGGGCTCACGTAATGCATTACCGGCCGATTTCCGTGCCGTGATTCACTATATGAAGGCTGGCCACTGCCCGACAGAAGAACTTATCTCCCGTATCGTAGCTCCCGAAGGGGCCGCGGAAGCCATGGCTGAATGGGCTGCTCATCCGGGAAAAGTGTTCCGTATTCTGGTAAAATTTTGA
- a CDS encoding amidohydrolase — MGLIIDAHSHLWLKQDTVVDGLPVRTLENGRSLFMGEVRQMLPPFMTDGVNSAEVFLSNMNYAQVAAAVVTQEFIDGFQNDYLAEVAARYPDRFFVCGMCEFRKPGYLEQARQLIARGFRGIKIPAQRLLLKEGRVWLNCEEMMQMFHLMEQHGVLLSIDMADGATQVGELEEVIQECPDLKVAIGHFGMVTTSGWTEQIKLARHPNVRIESGGITWLFNDEFYPFKGAIRAIREAADWVGFEKLMWGSDYPRTITAITYRMSYDFVSKSQELTDEEKSLFLGENARRFYGFYELPELPYIKNMSE, encoded by the coding sequence ATGGGGTTGATTATAGATGCACATTCTCACTTGTGGTTGAAGCAGGATACGGTAGTCGATGGACTGCCTGTCCGTACCCTGGAGAATGGGCGGTCATTGTTTATGGGGGAAGTGCGTCAGATGCTTCCCCCGTTTATGACCGACGGAGTGAACAGTGCCGAGGTATTCCTGTCGAACATGAATTATGCGCAGGTGGCTGCGGCAGTGGTGACACAGGAGTTTATCGACGGTTTTCAGAATGACTATCTGGCGGAGGTGGCTGCCCGTTATCCCGACCGCTTTTTTGTGTGCGGCATGTGCGAGTTTCGCAAGCCGGGATATTTGGAGCAGGCACGTCAGCTTATTGCCCGCGGCTTCCGGGGCATCAAGATACCGGCCCAGCGCCTGTTGCTCAAAGAAGGCCGTGTGTGGCTGAACTGTGAGGAAATGATGCAGATGTTCCATCTGATGGAACAACACGGTGTCTTGCTGTCCATTGATATGGCCGACGGGGCTACGCAGGTGGGTGAGTTGGAAGAGGTGATTCAGGAATGTCCTGACCTGAAAGTGGCCATTGGTCATTTCGGGATGGTGACCACTTCCGGTTGGACAGAGCAAATCAAGCTGGCGCGCCATCCGAATGTGCGTATTGAATCGGGCGGCATTACCTGGCTGTTCAACGACGAGTTTTACCCGTTCAAGGGGGCTATAAGGGCCATTCGGGAGGCAGCCGATTGGGTTGGTTTCGAAAAACTGATGTGGGGCTCGGACTATCCGCGTACGATTACGGCTATCACGTATCGGATGTCGTACGATTTCGTGAGCAAGTCGCAGGAGCTCACAGACGAAGAGAAATCCTTGTTTCTTGGAGAGAATGCCCGTCGTTTTTATGGTTTCTATGAGTTGCCGGAGCTTCCTTATATCAAGAATATGTCGGAATAA
- a CDS encoding L-rhamnose mutarotase: MEGYRVKEYGMPVKRYCQTLDLKNNPELIAEYRKIHSREEAWPEIREGIRSVGILEMEIYIIGSRLFMIVETPLDFDWDTAMKRLARLPRQAEWEDHVARFQECVPGSSSAEKWRLMERMFYLYES; encoded by the coding sequence ATGGAAGGATATCGAGTAAAAGAGTATGGAATGCCTGTCAAACGCTATTGCCAGACACTGGATTTGAAGAATAATCCTGAACTGATAGCGGAATACCGGAAAATACACAGTCGTGAAGAGGCCTGGCCGGAGATTCGGGAAGGCATCCGGTCGGTCGGGATTCTGGAGATGGAGATTTACATCATCGGCAGCCGCCTGTTCATGATTGTGGAAACGCCGCTGGACTTCGACTGGGATACCGCGATGAAACGTCTGGCCCGGTTGCCCCGTCAGGCTGAATGGGAAGACCACGTGGCCCGTTTTCAGGAATGTGTGCCGGGCAGCAGTTCGGCTGAAAAATGGCGGTTGATGGAACGAATGTTTTATTTGTATGAATCTTAA
- a CDS encoding S9 family peptidase encodes MNIRKTILIACCLSSLSVYAQHIPTLEEVVNGGLVVTKGGSQVNWLSDGGKYSKKEKNPAGGYDIVSYDASGKGKREVLIPAALFVKPGTSDTLSVRSFSFDASRKQVLVYTNTKRVWRYDTRGDYWVLDRETGRLRQLGKDFPESSLMFAKFSPDGTRVAYVSGNNIYVENVSDGKITQLTHDGSSTIVNGTFDWVYEEEFFCRDGFRWSPDGKYIAYWQSDTEGTGWFDIINNVDSLYPKIIRFPYPKAGTTNSAVKVGYVAAAGGETTWIDLPGDPRQNYIMRMDFIPGSNDLFIQQMNRPQNTNKVWIATIGGGAPKNILTETDAAWVETNDQVTWLKHNTYFTWQSERDGWRHLYRVSRDGKDIQPITKGNFDLIEQVGMDLKKGLVYFIASPDNYTQRYLYLANLFGKGEVKRLSPLNEQGQHRYNISPDGRYAVHTFSNAVTPPRIEMVALPSHKTLSVIEDNKEALAQYQQLQLRPKEFVKTHSGNLVLDAFMIKPVDFNPAKKYPVIIDVYGEPASSTVQDVWQGGDMWHQFLANQGYIVISIDNRGAAAPRGREWRKCIYGEVGTFASQDQAQGILDLARQYPFIDTSRIGITGWSGGGSQTLNCMFRYPDVFHTGIAIAFVADQRLYDTIYQERYMNTPQANPEGYRKGSPISYVEGLKGNLLLIHGTGDDNVHYQNCEMLVNELVKHGKVFYQLSYPMRSHAINEREGTTYHLRKSMTDYFLKNLPAGGK; translated from the coding sequence ATGAATATTAGAAAGACGATTTTGATAGCTTGCTGCCTTTCTTCCCTTTCGGTATATGCACAGCATATTCCCACGCTGGAAGAGGTGGTGAACGGAGGATTGGTGGTCACGAAAGGAGGAAGTCAGGTAAACTGGCTTTCCGACGGAGGCAAGTATTCGAAGAAAGAAAAGAATCCCGCAGGCGGATACGACATCGTGTCGTACGATGCCTCCGGAAAGGGCAAACGGGAAGTATTGATACCAGCTGCCCTGTTTGTCAAACCGGGTACTTCCGATACCTTGTCGGTCAGGAGTTTCAGCTTTGACGCTTCGCGCAAGCAGGTGCTGGTCTATACGAATACGAAGCGGGTATGGCGCTACGATACACGCGGCGATTACTGGGTGCTCGACCGGGAAACGGGTCGGTTGCGTCAGCTGGGAAAAGATTTTCCAGAGAGCAGCCTGATGTTTGCCAAGTTTTCGCCCGACGGGACGCGGGTGGCCTACGTGAGCGGAAACAATATTTATGTGGAGAATGTGTCCGACGGGAAAATCACACAGCTGACACACGATGGAAGCAGTACGATTGTGAACGGAACTTTCGACTGGGTGTATGAGGAGGAATTCTTCTGCCGGGATGGTTTCCGCTGGAGTCCCGACGGTAAATACATTGCTTATTGGCAAAGTGATACGGAAGGTACCGGCTGGTTTGATATTATCAACAATGTCGATTCTCTGTACCCGAAAATCATCCGCTTCCCTTATCCGAAGGCTGGAACCACCAATTCAGCCGTAAAGGTGGGCTATGTGGCAGCTGCCGGAGGCGAGACCACTTGGATTGATTTGCCCGGTGACCCTCGTCAGAATTACATCATGCGGATGGATTTCATTCCGGGAAGCAACGACTTGTTTATCCAGCAGATGAACCGTCCGCAGAATACAAATAAGGTATGGATTGCGACCATCGGAGGCGGTGCGCCGAAAAATATCCTGACCGAGACGGATGCAGCCTGGGTGGAAACCAACGACCAGGTGACCTGGTTGAAGCACAATACGTATTTTACCTGGCAGAGCGAACGGGACGGATGGCGGCATCTTTATCGGGTGAGCCGTGACGGAAAAGATATCCAGCCCATCACGAAGGGCAATTTCGATTTGATTGAGCAGGTGGGCATGGACCTGAAAAAAGGACTGGTGTATTTTATCGCCTCGCCGGACAACTATACCCAGCGTTATCTGTATTTAGCCAACCTGTTTGGCAAGGGAGAAGTGAAACGCCTTTCCCCGCTGAACGAACAAGGTCAGCACCGATATAATATCTCTCCCGACGGGAGGTACGCCGTGCATACTTTCAGTAATGCTGTCACTCCTCCGCGAATAGAGATGGTGGCCTTGCCGTCGCACAAGACCTTGTCGGTCATTGAAGACAACAAGGAGGCGCTGGCACAGTATCAGCAGCTGCAGCTCCGCCCGAAGGAATTTGTCAAGACACATTCCGGCAACTTGGTACTGGATGCCTTTATGATCAAGCCGGTAGATTTCAATCCGGCAAAGAAATATCCGGTCATCATCGATGTCTATGGGGAGCCGGCCAGTTCCACGGTACAGGACGTATGGCAGGGAGGCGATATGTGGCATCAGTTCCTGGCCAACCAGGGTTACATCGTAATCAGCATCGACAATCGGGGAGCGGCTGCCCCTCGCGGACGGGAATGGCGCAAATGCATCTATGGAGAGGTGGGTACTTTTGCTTCACAGGATCAGGCACAGGGAATCCTCGATTTGGCCCGTCAGTATCCGTTCATCGATACTTCCCGCATCGGCATCACAGGCTGGAGCGGGGGAGGAAGTCAGACCCTTAACTGCATGTTCCGCTATCCGGATGTGTTTCACACGGGGATTGCCATAGCGTTTGTTGCCGACCAGCGGTTGTACGACACCATTTACCAGGAACGCTACATGAACACGCCGCAGGCCAATCCGGAAGGCTATCGCAAAGGTTCGCCCATCTCGTATGTGGAAGGCTTGAAAGGAAACCTGCTCCTCATTCACGGCACCGGCGATGACAACGTGCATTATCAGAACTGCGAGATGCTGGTCAACGAGCTGGTGAAACACGGCAAGGTGTTCTATCAGCTGTCCTATCCGATGCGCTCGCATGCCATCAACGAGCGGGAAGGCACCACGTATCACCTGCGGAAATCCATGACGGATTATTTCCTGAAGAATCTTCCGGCAGGGGGAAAATAA